Proteins co-encoded in one Bacteroidota bacterium genomic window:
- a CDS encoding MBOAT family protein has product MLLLFGTSAFDFWCAKRIDASNNPGIKKIWLTSSVVTNIGVLFAFKYFVPIANYFIYEFNKAECVWAENTLFNNLVIPAGLSFYTFQSLSYTIDVYRGKYKCSDTLYEFLLYVSFFPHMVAGPIVRYSDLMPQFKVVQYLKKIDWESFIKLTIWGYFKKMVIADNLSKLVTPVFNNVESYNSIELLLAGFLFVVQVYCDFSGYSDIATGISKLFGINLSLNWRRPLLSKSLHEFWTRNHISITTWFRDYLYISLGGSRVSYARWLINIFLVFLISGAWHGANLTFVVWGALHGVVYIIEILVSKKFPNFKAPAFAGWLYLIFFHTISLIAFRALNTEDLWHIYDKLFCSMNFDNGISHVLAIADRLFFYICMALVVLLFVKEYLEEHKRSDSFEKFKSSLRPFVYVLLLVLIFVLGDFNANEFIYFQF; this is encoded by the coding sequence TTGTTGCTTTTATTCGGGACTTCCGCTTTTGATTTTTGGTGTGCGAAGAGGATAGACGCAAGCAATAATCCGGGTATAAAAAAGATTTGGTTAACCTCCAGTGTTGTGACGAATATCGGCGTTTTATTCGCGTTTAAGTATTTTGTTCCAATTGCTAATTATTTTATTTATGAGTTTAACAAAGCGGAGTGTGTGTGGGCTGAAAATACGCTATTCAATAATTTGGTTATTCCTGCCGGTCTATCGTTTTATACATTTCAATCCTTAAGCTATACCATAGATGTATACAGAGGGAAATACAAATGTTCAGACACCTTGTATGAATTTTTACTTTATGTTTCGTTTTTTCCGCATATGGTGGCAGGTCCAATTGTAAGATATTCTGATTTAATGCCCCAGTTTAAAGTGGTGCAATACCTTAAAAAGATTGATTGGGAAAGTTTTATTAAGCTGACGATTTGGGGCTATTTTAAAAAAATGGTCATTGCAGATAATTTAAGCAAGCTGGTTACTCCTGTATTTAATAATGTTGAGTCGTACAATTCCATCGAGTTATTACTCGCCGGATTTTTATTTGTTGTGCAAGTGTATTGTGATTTTAGCGGTTATTCCGATATCGCCACCGGAATTTCAAAGTTATTCGGCATAAACTTATCTCTTAATTGGAGAAGGCCATTGTTGTCTAAATCTCTGCATGAATTCTGGACCAGAAATCACATCAGTATTACAACCTGGTTTCGTGATTATTTATATATCTCATTAGGAGGAAGCAGAGTTTCTTATGCTCGTTGGTTGATCAATATTTTTCTTGTATTCTTGATTAGTGGAGCCTGGCATGGAGCTAATCTGACATTTGTAGTTTGGGGCGCTTTGCATGGCGTGGTTTATATTATTGAAATTTTAGTGTCAAAAAAATTTCCAAATTTTAAAGCACCCGCATTCGCAGGCTGGCTATATCTTATATTTTTTCATACAATTTCTTTGATTGCATTCAGAGCCTTGAATACAGAAGATTTATGGCACATTTACGATAAACTCTTTTGTAGTATGAATTTTGATAATGGGATTAGCCATGTACTGGCAATTGCCGACCGATTGTTTTTTTATATCTGTATGGCCTTGGTGGTTTTGCTTTTTGTCAAAGAATACCTGGAAGAGCACAAACGGTCGGATTCGTTTGAAAAGTTTAAGTCATCTCTAAGACCATTCGTGTATGTTTTACTGCTTGTCTTAATTTTTGTACTCGGCGATTTTAATGCTAATGAATTTATTTATTTTCAGTTTTAG
- a CDS encoding fructosamine kinase family protein yields the protein MFPKEHKELLQITLHSILGKESEIHSIKTEHGGSINDAYSFKYAGENFFLKHNSYKRFPDMFKKEAGGLKELAKSNKLVIPKVITDLVIHDDQYLILNHLSSIPEDGEFYETLGTGLASLHRITSDQFGFAEDNYIGSIAQLNSKRNSWSDFFYECRLEPLVRWMYDEKIISGLILKSFENLNKRLSEIFPEEKPALLHGDLWSGNKMNTTSGPAVFDPAVYYGHREMDIAMTRLFGGFGPEFYTAYENHYPLDKDYVKRTDICNLYPLLVHVKLFGTSYLSDVLSTIKRF from the coding sequence ATGTTTCCGAAAGAGCATAAGGAACTACTTCAAATAACCCTGCATAGTATTCTTGGGAAGGAATCCGAAATCCATTCAATTAAGACAGAACATGGAGGAAGTATTAATGATGCCTATAGTTTTAAATACGCCGGCGAAAATTTTTTCTTAAAACATAACAGCTATAAGCGGTTTCCTGATATGTTTAAAAAGGAAGCAGGCGGTTTAAAAGAACTTGCTAAATCCAACAAACTAGTCATTCCGAAGGTAATAACAGATTTAGTGATTCATGACGATCAGTATTTAATACTTAATCATTTGTCTTCAATTCCTGAAGATGGAGAGTTTTACGAAACTTTAGGTACCGGTTTGGCAAGTTTACATCGTATAACCTCCGATCAATTCGGGTTTGCTGAGGATAATTATATTGGAAGTATTGCTCAACTTAATTCCAAAAGAAATTCATGGTCAGATTTTTTTTATGAATGCCGCTTAGAGCCTTTGGTTAGATGGATGTATGATGAAAAAATCATTTCCGGACTTATTCTAAAATCGTTTGAAAATCTGAATAAGCGACTATCTGAAATTTTCCCTGAAGAAAAACCGGCCTTGCTGCATGGTGATTTGTGGAGTGGAAATAAAATGAATACAACAAGCGGACCTGCTGTTTTTGATCCCGCTGTTTATTATGGGCACCGCGAAATGGACATTGCCATGACAAGATTATTTGGTGGTTTTGGACCTGAATTTTATACGGCCTATGAGAATCACTACCCGTTAGATAAAGATTATGTAAAACGAACGGATATTTGTAATTTATATCCCTTATTGGTTCATGTAAAATTATTCGGAACTTCTTATTTGTCGGATGTTTTGTCAACCATAAAAAGATTTTGA
- the arfB gene encoding aminoacyl-tRNA hydrolase, protein MKLLKKELYFKTTRSGGKGGQNVNKVETKVELYFNIKESFVLSDTQKEKLLKKLASRLSEEGVLKITEDNSRSQLTNKENALKRLFALLNKMLQSERPRKATKPTKASRIKRSEGKKRRSDIKQSRRKLF, encoded by the coding sequence ATAAAATTACTAAAAAAAGAGCTTTACTTTAAAACCACACGTTCCGGCGGTAAAGGCGGACAAAACGTAAATAAGGTGGAAACTAAAGTGGAGTTGTATTTTAACATTAAGGAGTCATTTGTATTAAGTGATACGCAAAAAGAAAAACTGTTAAAAAAGCTGGCCTCACGCTTAAGCGAAGAAGGCGTTTTGAAAATCACTGAAGATAATAGCCGCTCTCAGTTAACTAATAAAGAAAATGCATTGAAGCGTTTGTTTGCACTCTTAAATAAAATGCTTCAATCCGAAAGACCCAGAAAAGCCACCAAACCTACAAAGGCGTCAAGAATAAAAAGAAGCGAGGGTAAAAAGCGTAGAAGCGACATTAAACAATCCAGAAGAAAACTATTTTAA
- a CDS encoding N-acetylmuramoyl-L-alanine amidase codes for MRIIFAVLLLVSFPFQSQTIDACKQRFNKYLNLKGTLAKDVVFENDAFHILAANKSKEFSIYENELKVLSVFFENSSTDDQLKLYKFKGTKKLSKDQLDSIWLSLKDEIKMPKINGNKSLQGLRIALDPGHFAANYSESKIEGKFVKLVSEEARNKDTITLVEGQLTFMTADLLKRMLEDQGAKVMITRAKAGYTAFEISYTDWFRFHRFRVLDSLVNIKEITPAECTNYKKLSKNQLFWQFFRDYELVERSRKINNFYPHLSVIIHYNVDDKNAPWTKTTHRNTSMCFIPGGFNPADLKKTVNKLHFVRLLVSDQIKKSELIGKHTIHAFQKNLKISTAKQMDTDYLMKNSLVSEGEGVFCRNLILTRYINSPLVYGESLYQDNTIECTLLNNCNYESYNVAVPQRVYQVSKAYYEAILNYFKDPLLKTSEL; via the coding sequence ATGAGGATAATTTTTGCCGTCTTATTGTTAGTATCATTCCCGTTTCAATCTCAAACAATCGACGCGTGTAAGCAAAGATTTAATAAATACCTGAATCTTAAAGGCACCTTAGCAAAAGATGTTGTATTTGAAAATGACGCTTTCCATATTTTAGCTGCCAACAAGAGTAAAGAATTTTCTATCTATGAAAACGAGTTAAAAGTACTATCTGTATTTTTTGAAAATTCGAGTACCGATGATCAATTAAAGCTCTATAAGTTTAAAGGCACTAAAAAACTCAGTAAAGATCAACTCGACAGTATTTGGTTAAGCTTAAAGGATGAGATTAAAATGCCAAAAATCAATGGCAATAAATCATTACAAGGTTTACGAATTGCTTTAGATCCCGGACATTTCGCGGCTAATTATTCGGAATCGAAGATTGAAGGAAAATTTGTGAAACTTGTGAGTGAAGAAGCGCGCAACAAAGACACCATTACCCTTGTTGAAGGCCAGCTCACGTTTATGACTGCTGATTTATTGAAGCGCATGCTGGAAGATCAGGGCGCAAAAGTAATGATTACACGTGCCAAAGCCGGTTATACTGCTTTTGAAATTTCATACACCGATTGGTTTCGTTTCCACCGCTTCAGAGTGTTAGACAGTTTGGTGAACATCAAAGAAATTACGCCTGCCGAGTGTACGAATTATAAAAAATTGTCGAAGAATCAATTATTCTGGCAGTTTTTCAGAGATTATGAATTAGTAGAACGTTCGCGGAAAATAAATAATTTTTATCCGCATCTCTCCGTTATCATACATTACAATGTGGATGATAAAAATGCGCCTTGGACCAAAACCACACATCGTAACACAAGCATGTGTTTTATTCCGGGCGGATTCAATCCTGCTGATCTTAAAAAAACGGTGAATAAACTTCACTTCGTCCGATTACTGGTTAGTGATCAAATTAAAAAATCTGAACTCATAGGTAAACACACCATTCATGCGTTTCAGAAAAATCTTAAAATAAGTACAGCAAAACAAATGGATACTGATTACCTCATGAAAAACTCATTAGTTTCAGAGGGAGAAGGCGTATTCTGCCGTAATTTAATTTTAACGCGTTATATTAATTCACCGCTGGTATACGGAGAAAGTTTGTATCAAGACAATACCATTGAGTGCACCCTATTAAACAATTGCAATTACGAAAGCTATAATGTAGCTGTACCGCAAAGGGTTTATCAAGTATCAAAAGCTTATTATGAAGCTATATTAAACTACTTTAAAGATCCTCTTCTTAAAACTTCGGAACTGTAA
- a CDS encoding PorP/SprF family type IX secretion system membrane protein gives MARGIAQDAQFTQFYSSPQYLNPAFTGLTAEHRFVANYRNQWPGIKRAYQTYMAAYDHNFSEVNSGLGICIMQDKIGFAGLSHTQAGINYAYRFTVKKFREIRAGIGLSYNYKNISYNKLTFNDQLITGSAVSVETNNYQPKHYVDINAGALYNSPKVWLGVAAKHLNQPNVSVIGQQERLPLFVGVHGGYRYVIESKGANSSFLTKYVAVSFNYRHQLIHDQLDLGFYYCHLPINVGLWYRGIPFKKYQGKANNESLAILFGYEVPNKHLRIGYSFDLTISTLGVSNTFGAHELALVYELAQKSKYKSRKVLVTVPKF, from the coding sequence GTGGCACGTGGAATAGCGCAGGATGCTCAATTCACGCAATTCTATTCGTCGCCGCAATATTTGAATCCTGCCTTTACAGGTTTAACAGCAGAGCATCGCTTTGTAGCTAATTACCGGAATCAATGGCCGGGGATAAAGCGTGCGTATCAAACTTACATGGCCGCGTATGATCATAATTTTTCGGAGGTAAATAGCGGACTCGGAATTTGTATCATGCAAGATAAAATCGGATTCGCTGGTTTATCACACACGCAGGCAGGAATAAATTACGCCTATCGTTTTACAGTAAAAAAATTCCGTGAAATAAGAGCAGGAATTGGTCTATCGTATAACTATAAAAATATCAGTTATAATAAATTAACCTTTAATGATCAGTTAATCACCGGTTCTGCAGTTTCAGTTGAAACGAATAATTATCAGCCAAAACATTACGTGGATATAAATGCAGGTGCTTTATATAATTCCCCGAAAGTGTGGCTGGGTGTTGCGGCTAAACATCTCAATCAGCCTAATGTAAGTGTAATTGGACAACAAGAGCGATTGCCATTATTTGTAGGTGTGCATGGAGGTTATCGATATGTCATCGAATCGAAAGGGGCTAATTCTAGTTTTCTTACAAAATATGTAGCGGTATCGTTTAATTACCGACATCAATTAATCCATGATCAATTGGATTTAGGTTTTTATTATTGTCATTTGCCAATTAATGTTGGGTTATGGTACAGAGGTATTCCATTTAAAAAATACCAAGGAAAAGCAAATAATGAAAGCTTAGCTATTTTATTCGGTTATGAAGTTCCGAATAAACATTTGCGAATTGGTTATAGTTTCGATTTAACCATTTCAACACTAGGAGTAAGTAATACATTTGGCGCGCACGAATTGGCCCTTGTCTACGAATTAGCTCAAAAGTCCAAATACAAATCGCGTAAAGTATTGGTTACAGTTCCGAAGTTTTAA
- a CDS encoding PD40 domain-containing protein, translating into MMKKVVYIFLLITFFGNIKAQTNAKLINAELKNASTLFENEDYLNAYNEYKRILGYDKKNETASLNALICKFKQGHPVDSVMDFLEVVQNSKIPEAMFYMGKVSHQLKNFDNAINYYNKYKAIDERKRKISNDETNRMIDICLNAKKAIANPHRSLISNLGDAVNSPYPDYVPLITVDETVLYFTSRREGSSNNKKDVYGNYHEDVYISRFKDGKWQTPENLGPPINSDTHDACVALNPDGQHMIVYRTAPDLITGDLYVTALQADGNWGPLQKYGKEINSQFIETSACFSTDTSEIYFSSNRPGGFGGKDIYRTKKLPNGKWSLPYNLGAAVNTSANEDDPFLHPDGVTLYFSSDGHNTMGEYDVFKTVLNTEINEFAVPENLGYPINSVNNDRFFVLSGDGKHGYYSSVKEDTRGLSDIYMIDTRFGDNDMLIKHAFIYKDGEPGKAKITLLDNENKKIAGIYNSNSRTGKFILLMNPLKSYRAIVEDDGFNTVVIEIDPMAFEKEPSELIIKMTKK; encoded by the coding sequence ATGATGAAGAAGGTTGTTTACATATTTTTACTTATTACCTTTTTTGGAAACATAAAGGCGCAAACGAACGCGAAGTTGATTAACGCAGAGTTGAAGAATGCCTCAACCTTATTCGAGAACGAAGATTATTTAAATGCCTATAATGAGTACAAACGGATTTTAGGTTATGATAAAAAGAATGAAACCGCTTCATTGAACGCTTTGATATGCAAATTTAAACAAGGACATCCGGTTGATTCGGTAATGGATTTTTTAGAAGTTGTTCAGAATTCAAAAATACCCGAAGCTATGTTTTATATGGGTAAAGTAAGCCATCAATTAAAAAACTTTGATAACGCGATTAATTATTATAATAAGTATAAAGCAATTGATGAAAGAAAAAGAAAAATCAGTAATGATGAAACAAACCGTATGATTGATATTTGCCTGAATGCAAAGAAAGCGATTGCAAATCCACATCGATCATTGATTTCTAATTTAGGAGATGCTGTTAATTCTCCGTATCCCGACTACGTTCCTCTCATTACAGTGGATGAAACCGTGTTGTATTTTACCTCTCGAAGAGAAGGAAGTTCAAATAATAAAAAAGACGTGTATGGGAATTATCATGAGGATGTATACATCAGTAGGTTTAAAGACGGTAAGTGGCAAACACCGGAAAATTTAGGTCCTCCAATTAATTCAGATACACACGATGCATGCGTTGCTTTAAATCCTGATGGTCAACATATGATAGTTTATCGTACGGCTCCGGATTTAATAACCGGTGATTTGTATGTTACAGCATTGCAAGCAGACGGTAATTGGGGGCCTTTGCAAAAATATGGTAAGGAAATAAATTCGCAGTTTATTGAAACCAGTGCTTGTTTTAGCACTGATACGAGTGAGATTTATTTCAGCAGTAACAGACCCGGTGGTTTTGGAGGTAAAGATATTTACCGTACAAAAAAGTTACCGAATGGAAAATGGAGTTTGCCTTATAATTTGGGAGCTGCAGTGAATACATCAGCCAATGAAGACGATCCGTTTTTGCATCCGGATGGAGTAACACTTTATTTTAGTTCGGATGGGCATAACACCATGGGAGAATACGACGTGTTTAAGACTGTTTTGAATACAGAAATCAACGAGTTTGCTGTGCCGGAAAACTTAGGCTATCCAATCAATTCAGTAAATAACGATCGTTTTTTTGTATTGAGTGGTGATGGTAAACACGGTTATTATTCCTCTGTAAAAGAAGATACACGAGGGTTGTCAGATATCTATATGATTGATACAAGATTTGGCGACAATGATATGCTCATTAAACACGCTTTTATTTACAAAGATGGTGAGCCGGGTAAGGCAAAAATTACCTTGCTCGATAATGAGAATAAAAAAATAGCAGGTATTTATAATTCTAATTCAAGAACCGGTAAGTTTATTTTACTCATGAACCCTTTAAAAAGTTACAGAGCTATTGTGGAGGATGATGGATTTAATACTGTTGTTATTGAAATCGATCCAATGGCATTTGAAAAAGAGCCTAGTGAATTAATAATTAAAATGACAAAAAAATAA
- a CDS encoding PKD domain-containing protein, whose protein sequence is MHKKVIVILFVLFAIVAKAQCPQVLDYQNNLSSKPYWISCTGNNYTIQFQSPTAWSAYTIDWGDGSPIHSAASYVANSSIPHTYTATVDTFIVTLNIPSLSCTMIGVVVMEQAVNALAQIPIGGTSTVCAPGNLQFQNASTNVSKTTKFTWNFGDGSSSVFTFTNGGQTISHLYNTGSVNCQTLVTLQAQNYCSMGNPSTSTITPINVFGKDQASITPSSILKCIPNNTFTFNNTSTQNCSAQGNNFPRQEFWNFGNNWGKGVDSIYNWRSWPPSSPISISYSAAGTYTVMLRDSNACGVSQQVISVTLLNATSAGVAAPSGTLCQNAVLTFTNTSTPGVFYQWNFGAGGGFVMGAIGTQTTSYSSPGTYTVKVVAFFPGGCSDTARTVVNILPAPTANFTYTPTIGCISLNNVLFTDASVGAVSYNWAFGNGNTSTSAAPPLQNYLTIGNYVASLTVTAANTCVNTKTTSITVYQPPVAAFTPTSVCLNSAVTFTDNSTSVATNTIVNWNWNFGDGSLNSVLQNPAHTYTAAGTYTVKLVVSSAFCKDSLSLPFTVNVLPTTSFTLSPVSGCSPLNVNFTNTSTGAITYLWNFGVTPTATSVATSPSFTYVNSTSSSIASTVNLTATNVFGCTSQATRTLTVFPLPVSGFTTNVVSGCAPLAVTFTNSSTGAATYTWNFGDGNNSSLLNPSHTYTSVISSAQNYSVQLISESANGCKDTAQQIISMFPKPSYTLSINPVIGCHPFTVNFPSITGASAYNWNFGDGGTSTLPSPVHTFTNSAPVNITYTTTLIAANSFGCSDTVNVFPTVYAKPVADFTFTPTSGCSPINVNFTNQSILNVANNWDFADGNLATGINTSHTFTTSATTGTVGYNVELLIFSADGCKDSVQKTVTLLAKPKSAFTVDTPACSPKVLSFTNLAQGGSSYNWNFGNSNTSSSFNATQQYVNSTSSNQTYTVQLVVTNSVSCTDTLKVPVIIHPKPTFNIVASRDSGCANLSVNFNTSAAINYSWNFGDGGNANIQNPSHVFVNSASTNTLYTVQLIARDGYGCADTSTRIIKVFPKPVALFVADPTTVFTNAGMVNFTNQSTGYVSSMWLYGDGNSSTDQNPTHQYSIAGEYTATLIVTSNKGCKDTFALSDIYVIDESTVQVPNAFTPSTEGSVNGVYDPKDLSNNVFYPLVRGVDKQRYQFSIYSRWGELLFETKDTSIGWDGYHKGKLCNQDVYIWKVSAITIDGKIIEKTGDVMLLR, encoded by the coding sequence ATGCATAAGAAGGTTATAGTTATTTTGTTTGTATTATTTGCCATTGTTGCAAAAGCGCAATGTCCGCAGGTACTCGACTATCAGAATAATCTTAGTTCTAAACCTTATTGGATTAGTTGTACAGGGAATAACTACACCATACAGTTTCAGTCACCAACAGCATGGAGCGCTTACACAATCGATTGGGGCGATGGTTCACCAATACACAGCGCCGCATCCTATGTTGCTAACTCGTCTATTCCGCATACGTATACTGCAACGGTTGATACATTTATTGTAACATTAAATATTCCATCTTTAAGTTGTACAATGATTGGAGTGGTGGTGATGGAACAAGCTGTGAACGCATTGGCGCAAATTCCGATTGGTGGAACCTCTACTGTATGTGCTCCCGGAAATCTGCAATTTCAAAATGCCAGTACGAATGTTTCCAAAACCACCAAGTTTACCTGGAATTTCGGAGATGGTTCTTCATCAGTATTCACGTTCACAAATGGCGGACAAACTATTTCTCATTTATACAACACAGGTTCCGTCAACTGTCAAACCTTAGTTACACTGCAAGCACAGAATTACTGTAGTATGGGAAATCCTTCAACGTCTACCATTACACCCATTAATGTATTTGGTAAAGATCAGGCTTCAATTACGCCTTCTTCTATCTTAAAATGTATTCCAAATAATACGTTTACATTCAATAATACTTCAACACAAAATTGTTCCGCTCAGGGAAATAACTTTCCACGACAGGAATTTTGGAATTTCGGTAATAACTGGGGAAAAGGTGTTGATTCTATTTATAATTGGAGGTCGTGGCCGCCATCCTCACCAATTTCTATTTCATACTCTGCAGCGGGAACATATACAGTTATGTTACGCGACAGTAACGCGTGTGGAGTTAGTCAGCAAGTGATTTCGGTAACACTCTTGAATGCAACTTCAGCAGGTGTTGCAGCGCCAAGCGGAACTTTATGTCAGAATGCGGTATTAACATTCACAAATACCAGCACACCGGGTGTTTTTTACCAATGGAATTTTGGTGCAGGTGGTGGTTTTGTAATGGGAGCTATCGGTACACAAACCACATCTTATTCCTCACCCGGAACGTATACAGTAAAAGTGGTCGCATTTTTTCCGGGCGGCTGTTCAGATACGGCAAGAACGGTGGTAAATATTTTACCGGCACCCACGGCCAATTTTACCTATACACCAACAATTGGATGTATCTCATTGAATAATGTTTTGTTTACAGACGCTTCAGTGGGTGCGGTAAGTTACAATTGGGCTTTCGGTAATGGAAATACATCCACCTCTGCTGCGCCGCCGCTTCAAAATTATTTGACTATCGGAAATTACGTAGCTTCTTTAACAGTGACGGCTGCCAATACCTGCGTGAATACAAAGACTACTTCAATTACGGTCTATCAACCTCCTGTGGCAGCATTTACACCTACAAGTGTCTGTTTAAATTCTGCGGTTACATTTACGGATAATTCAACTTCCGTTGCTACCAACACCATTGTAAATTGGAATTGGAATTTCGGTGATGGCTCTTTAAATTCTGTTTTACAAAATCCTGCACATACCTATACGGCTGCCGGAACTTACACGGTAAAGCTGGTGGTGAGTTCGGCTTTCTGCAAAGATTCACTTTCATTGCCGTTTACTGTAAATGTATTACCAACTACGTCTTTCACCCTAAGTCCTGTATCAGGATGTTCACCTTTAAATGTCAACTTCACAAATACATCTACCGGTGCAATTACGTATCTCTGGAATTTTGGAGTAACCCCTACAGCAACGTCGGTGGCAACGAGTCCGAGTTTTACATATGTAAATTCTACTTCCTCTTCTATTGCATCTACTGTAAATTTAACTGCTACGAATGTTTTTGGATGCACGAGTCAGGCTACCCGTACACTAACGGTCTTCCCATTGCCTGTGTCAGGATTTACAACGAATGTTGTTTCAGGTTGCGCACCATTGGCAGTTACATTTACTAATAGCAGTACCGGTGCAGCAACCTATACATGGAATTTTGGCGATGGAAATAACTCTTCCTTACTAAACCCAAGTCACACCTATACTTCTGTAATTTCCTCTGCTCAAAACTATTCGGTGCAATTGATTTCAGAAAGTGCAAACGGTTGTAAGGATACAGCGCAACAAATTATCAGCATGTTTCCGAAACCAAGTTATACGCTTTCAATCAATCCTGTTATAGGATGCCATCCTTTTACGGTTAATTTTCCTTCAATTACGGGTGCTTCTGCTTACAATTGGAATTTTGGTGATGGCGGAACATCAACGCTCCCTTCGCCGGTGCATACGTTTACAAATTCAGCACCTGTCAATATTACTTATACAACTACTTTAATTGCCGCGAATAGTTTTGGTTGTTCAGACACAGTAAATGTTTTTCCAACAGTTTATGCAAAACCGGTAGCTGATTTTACTTTTACTCCGACTTCAGGTTGTTCACCAATAAATGTAAACTTTACCAATCAGAGTATTTTGAATGTTGCGAATAATTGGGATTTCGCAGATGGTAATTTAGCAACCGGAATAAATACGTCTCACACATTTACCACAAGTGCAACTACCGGCACTGTTGGTTATAATGTGGAACTCCTTATTTTCAGTGCTGATGGGTGTAAAGACTCCGTTCAAAAAACCGTGACATTGCTTGCAAAACCTAAATCTGCATTTACTGTTGATACACCTGCCTGTTCGCCTAAAGTTTTGTCATTCACAAATCTTGCACAAGGAGGCTCATCCTACAATTGGAATTTCGGAAATAGTAATACTTCTTCTTCTTTCAATGCAACACAACAGTATGTTAATTCAACAAGCAGTAATCAAACGTACACCGTGCAATTGGTGGTAACAAACTCAGTAAGTTGTACAGATACACTGAAGGTTCCCGTTATTATTCATCCAAAGCCTACTTTTAATATTGTTGCTTCCCGCGACTCGGGTTGTGCGAATTTGTCTGTTAATTTTAATACATCTGCAGCAATCAACTATTCCTGGAATTTTGGTGATGGTGGAAATGCGAACATTCAAAATCCATCCCACGTTTTTGTGAATTCTGCGAGTACAAACACACTTTATACCGTTCAGTTAATTGCTCGCGATGGATATGGTTGTGCCGATACAAGTACACGTATAATTAAAGTATTCCCGAAGCCCGTAGCTCTTTTTGTCGCGGATCCGACAACTGTATTTACAAATGCAGGAATGGTTAATTTTACTAATCAGTCGACCGGTTATGTTAGTAGCATGTGGTTGTACGGCGACGGGAATTCATCCACGGATCAAAATCCAACGCATCAGTATTCAATTGCAGGAGAATATACGGCAACTCTAATTGTTACGAGTAACAAAGGTTGTAAGGATACATTTGCCTTAAGTGATATTTATGTGATTGATGAAAGCACAGTACAAGTACCAAATGCTTTTACACCAAGTACGGAAGGTTCTGTGAACGGAGTTTATGATCCAAAAGATTTGAGTAATAACGTGTTTTATCCTTTAGTTCGGGGAGTGGATAAGCAACGTTACCAGTTTAGTATTTACTCGCGCTGGGGTGAATTGTTGTTTGAAACAAAAGATACATCAATAGGTTGGGATGGTTATCATAAAGGGAAGTTATGTAATCAGGATGTATATATCTGGAAAGTGAGTGCTATCACCATTGACGGAAAAATAATTGAAAAAACAGGTGATGTAATGTTGTTAAGATGA